One genomic window of Scatophagus argus isolate fScaArg1 chromosome 16, fScaArg1.pri, whole genome shotgun sequence includes the following:
- the smarca4a gene encoding SWI/SNF related, matrix associated, actin dependent regulator of chromatin, subfamily a, member 4a isoform X1, with product MSTPDPPMGGTPRPGPSPGPGPSPGGMMGPSPGPSPGSAHSMMGPSPGPPGSGHPHPPQGPSGYPQDNMHQMHKPMEAMHEKGMPDDPRYSQMKGMAMRPGGHSGMGPPPSPMDQHSQGYPSPLGGSEHAPSPVPANGPPSGPMMPGGPSGPGAGPMEGSGDPNQGMGQPNRGGPQVPGGPGGAGGGPGGAGGPTPFNQNQLHQLRAQIMAYKMLARSQPLPEHLQMAVQGKRPMPGMQPQPMPNMPPTTGPGGGPGTGPGPAQANYNRPHGIVGPNMAPPGPAGVPPVMQGQPTNGPPKSWPEGPMVNAAAPSNPPQKLIPPQPTGRPSPAPPSVPPAASPVMPPQTQSPGQPALPPPMMLHQKQNRITPIQKPRGLDPVEILQEREYRLQARIAHRIQELENLPGSLAGDLRTKATIELKALRLLNFQRQLRQEVVVCMRRDTALETALNAKAYKRSKRQSLREARITEKLEKQQKIEQERKRRQKHQEYLNSILQHAKDFKEYHRSITAKIQKATKAVSTYHANTEREQKKENERIEKERMRRLMAEDEEGYRKLIDQKKDKRLAYLLQQTDEYVANLTELVRAHKAAQALKEKKKKKKKKKPETVEGGAAALGPDGEPLDETSQMSDLPVKVIHVDSGKILTGVEAPKAGQLEAWLEMNPGYEVAPRSDSEGSGSEEEEDDDEEEDDEQPQPSSALADEKKKIPDPDSEDVSEVDVRHIIEHAKQDVDDEYGNASFNRGLQSYYAVAHAVTEKVDKQSSLLVNGQLKQYQIKGLEWLVSLYNNNLNGILADEMGLGKTIQTIALITYLMEYKRLNGPFLIIVPLSTLSNWVYEFDKWAPSVVKVSYKGSPAARRAFVPILRSGKFNVLLTTYEYIIKDKQVLAKLRWKYMIVDEGHRMKNHHCKLTQVLNTHYLAPRRLLLTGTPLQNKLPELWALLNFLLPTIFKSCSTFEQWFNAPFAMTGEKVDLNEEETILIIRRLHKVLRPFLLRRLKKEVEAQLPEKVEYVIKCDMSALQRVLYRHMQAKGVLLTDGSEKDKKGKGGTKTLMNTIMQLRKICNHPYMFQHIEESFSEHLGYSGGIVSGPDLFRSSGKFELLDRILPKLRATNHKVLLFCQMTSLMTIMEDYFAYRNFKYLRLDGTTKAEDRGMLLKTFNDPASEYFVFLLSTRAGGLGLNLQSADTVIIFDSDWNPHQDLQAQDRAHRIGQQNEVRVLRLCTVNSVEEKILAAAKYKLNVDQKVIQAGMFDQKSSGYERRAFLQAILEHEEQDEVGARGGCRTRGAWEEDEVPDDETVNQMIARSEEEFEQFMRMDLDRRREEARNPKRKPRLMEEDDLPSWILKDDAEVERLTCEEEEEKMFGRGSRQRKEVDYSDSLTEKQWLKAIEEGNLEDIEEEVRHKKTTRKRKRDRDHDGGPSTPSSSSGRGRDKDEDVKKAKKRGRPPAEKLSPNPLSLTKKMKKIVDAVIKYKDGNGRQLSEVFIQLPSRKELPEYYELIRKPVDFRKIKERIRSHKYRSLNDLEKDVMLLCQNAQTFNLEGSLIYEDSIVLQSVFTSVRQKIEKEDESEGEESEEEEEEPDEGSESESRSVKVKIKLSRKEKGERGGKGQRRRGRGARAKPVVSDDDSEEEQEEERSASGSEED from the exons ATGTCCACCCCTGATCCCCCAATGGGAGGGACACCTCGGCCTGGACCCTCCCCAGGCCCAGGACCATCTCCAGGAGGTATGATGGGTCCCAGTCCAGGTCCATCTCCAGGCTCAGCCCACAGCATGATGGGGCCCAGCCCAGGACCTCCTGGATCTGgacacccccacccaccacaGGGACCCTCAGGATATCCTCAGGACAACATGCACCAGATGCACAAA CCCATGGAAGCCATGCATGAAAAGGGAATGCCTGATGACCCCCGCTACAGTCAGATGAAGGGCATGGCCATGAGACCAGGTGGGCACAGTGGGATGGGACCCCCTCCAAGCCCAATGGACCAACATTCCCAAG GTTACCCCTCTCCATTGGGAGGCTCAGAGCATGCACCTAGTCCCGTCCCAGCCAACGGACCTCCCTCTGGTCCTATGATGCCCGGAGGTCCCTCTGGACCTGGAGCTGGCCCTATGGAAGGCAGTGGGGACCCTAACCAGGGAATGGGTCAGCCTAACCGTGGGGGTCCCCAGGTTCCAGGTGGACCaggtggagcaggaggtggaCCAGGTGGTGCAGGTGGACCCACTCCTTTCAACCAGAACCAGTTGCACCAACTCAGGGCTCAGATTATGGCCTACAAGATGCTAGCACGCAGTCAGCCCTTACCAGAGCACCTGCAGATGGCTGTGCAGGGGAAGAGACCCATGCCAGGGATGCAGCCACAGCCAATGCCCAACATGCCACCCACTACAGGACCTGGTGGGGGGCCTGGGACTGGTCCGGGACCAGCTCAGGCCAACTACAACAGACCACATG GAATAGTAGGTCCAAATATGGCGCCTCCTGGACCTGCAGGAGTTCCCCCAGTTATGCAAGGCCAGCCTACCAATGGACCACCAAAATCATGGCCTGAAG GACCAATGGTTAATGCTGCTGCCCCCTCCAACCCTCCTCAGAAGCTGATTCCACCTCAACCCACTGGCAGACCCTCTCCCGCTCCTCCCTCTGTACCCCCTGCTGCGTCCCCAGTGATGCCGCCTCAGACGCAGTCCCCAGGGCAGCCTGCCCTGCCCCCTCCCATGATGCTTCACCAGAAGCAAAACCGAATAACCCCCATCCAAAAACCTCGCGGGCTGGACCCCGTTGAGATCCTCCAGGAGAGAGAATACAG GCTACAAGCTCGTATTGCTCATCGTATCCAGGAGCTGGAGAACCTACCTGGCTCTCTAGCAGGTGACCTGCGCACCAAGGCCACCATCGAACTCAAGGCCCTGAGGCTACTTAACTTCCAGAGACAG CTCCGTCAAGAGGTGGTGGTTTGTATGCGTCGTGACACTGCTTTGGAAACTGCCCTTAACGCTAAGGCCTACAAGCGCAGCAAACGTCAGTCTCTACGCGAGGCCCGCATTACAGAGAAGCTtgagaaacaacagaagatCGAGCAGGAGCGCAAACGTCGCCAGAAACACCAG GAATACCTCAACAGCATCCTGCAGCACGCTAAGGACTTTAAGGAGTACCACCGCTCCATCACAGCGAAGATCCAGAAGGCCACCAAAGCTGTCTCCACCTATCATGCCAACACTGAGCGtgagcagaagaaagagaatgagCGCATTGAGAAGGAGAGAATGCGGAGGCTAATG GCTGAAGATGAAGAAGGCTATCGTAAACTCATTgaccaaaagaaagacaagCGTCTGGCCTACCTGCTACAGCAGACAGACGAGTACGTGGCCAACCTCACCGAGTTGGTGCGGGCTCACAAAGCCGCACAAGCTcttaaagagaagaaaaagaagaagaaaaagaag aagCCAGAGACTGTGGAgggtggtgctgctgctctgggACCTGACGGAGAG cCTTTAGATGAGACCAGTCAAATGAGTGACCTGCCGGTGAAGGTCATCCACGTGGACAGTGGAAAGATACTGACTGGGGTCGAGGCACCTAAGGCTGGCCAGCTGGAGGCCTGGCTTGAAATGAACCCAGG ATATGAAGTGGCGCCACGTTCAGACAGTGAAGGCAGCGgttcagaagaagaggaggacgacGACGAG gaggaagatgatgagcAGCCTCAGCCCTCTTCAGCTCTAGCAgacgagaagaagaagattcCTGACCCAGACAGTGAAGATGTATCTGAAGTGGATGTTCGGCACATCATTGA ACACGCCAAGCAGGATGTCGATGATGAGTACGGTAATGCATCTTTCAACCGAGGTCTGCAGTCCTACTACGCTGTGGCTCATGCTGTCACTGAGAAAGTGGACAAACAGTCCTCACTGCTGGTCAACGGGCAGCTCAAGCAATACCAG ATCAAAGGTTTGGAGTGGCTGGTGTCGctttacaacaacaacttgAATGGGATCCTGGCTGATGAGATGGGTCTCGGGAAGACGATCCAGACCATCGCCCTCATCACTTACCTCATGGAGTACAAGCGCCTCAACGGGCCCTTCCTCATCATTGTACCACTCTC AACTCTATCAAACTGGGTCTATGAGTTTGATAAGTGGGCGCCATCTGTTGTGAAAGTCTCCTACAAG GGCTCTCCAGCTGCTCGTCGTGCATTCGTTCCCATTTTGCGTAGTGGCAAATTCAACGTGCTGCTTACCACCTATGAGTACATTATTAAAGATAAGCAAGTGCTGGCGAAG CTTCGTTGGAAGTACATGATTGTAGACGAGGGCCATCGTATGAAGAACCACCACTGTAAACTGACCCAGGTCTTAAACACGCACTACTTGGCCCCACGGCGTCTGCTGCTCACAGGCACTCCGCTGCAGAATAAGCTGCCTGAGCTCTGGGCCCTGCTCAACTTCCTGCTGCCCACCATTTTCAAGAGCTGCAGTACATTTGAACAGTGGTTCAACGCTCCCTTCGCCATGACTGGAGAGAAG GTTGACCTGAATGAAGAAGAGACCATTCTGATCATTCGACGTTTACACAAGGTGCTCAGGCCTTTCTTGCTGCGTCGACTCAAAAAAGAAGTCGAGGCCCAGCTGCCCGAGAAG GTGGAGTATGTGATCAAGTGCGACATGTCAGCCCTGCAGAGGGTTTTGTACAGGCACATGCAGGCCAAAGGAGTGTTGCTCACAGATGGatcagagaaagacaagaag GGTAAAGGTGGTACGAAGACCCTGATGAACACCATCATGCAGCTCAGGAAGATTTGCAACCACCCCTACATGTTCCAGCACATTGAG GAGTCCTTCTCCGAGCATCTTGGTTATTCTGGTGGAATCGTGAGTGG CCCTGACCTGTTCCGCTCCTCTGGGAAGTTTGAGTTGCTGGATCGCATCCTGCCCAAGCTGAGGGCCACCAACCACAAAGTGCTGCTCTTCTGTCAAATGACCTCACTCATGACTATCATGGAGGATTACTTTGCCTACCGTAACTTCAAGTACCTGCGTCTGGATG GAACCACCAAGGCTGAGGACCGTGGCATGCTGCTGAAGACATTCAATGACCCAGCCTCTGAGTACTTTGTGTTCCTGCTGAGCACCAGGGCAGGAGGCCTGGGCCTCAACCTGCAGTCTGCTGACACAGTCATCATCTTTGACAGTGACTGGAACCCACATCAG GACTTGCAGGCCCAGGACAGAGCCCATCGTATTGGCCAGCAGAACGAAGTGCGCGTCCTCCGCCTCTGCACAGTCAACAGCGTGGAGGAAAAGATCCTGGCAGCGGCCAAATACAAACTGAACGTGGACCAGAAAGTCATCCAAGCTGGCATGTTCGACCAGAAGTCTTCAGGCTATGAACGTCGGGCCTTCTTACAGGCCATTCTGGAGCACGAGGAGCAGGACGAGGTCGGGGCTCGAGGTGGCTGCCGCACTAGGGGGGCGTGG gaggaagatgaagtgCCTGACGATGAGACGGTCAATCAGATGATTGCCAGAAGTGAAGAGGAATTTGAACAGTTCATG CGTATGGATCTAGACCGACGCCGCGAAGAGGCCCGCAACCCGAAGAGGAAACCTCGTCTCATGGAAGAGGACGACCTGCCCAGTTGGATTTTGAAAGATGACGCCGAGGTTGAGAGGCTAACttgtgaagaggaggaagagaagatgTTTGGCAGAGGATCCCGCCAACGCAAGGAGGTGGACTACAGTGACTCGCTCACTGAGAAGCAATGGCTTAAG GCTATAGAGGAGGGAAATCTCGAGGACATTGAGGAGGAAGTGCGTCACAAGAAGACGACCAGAAAGCGCAAGAGAGACCGCGATCACGACGGTGGCCCATCCACACCCAGCTCCAGCAGCGGCCGGGGACGGGATAAGGACGAGGATGTGAAGAAGGCCAAGAAACGTGGTCGCCCGCCTGCTGAGAAGCTCTCCCCCAACCCTCTTTCCCTCAccaagaagatgaagaagattgTTGATGCTGTCATCAAATACAAGGATGG TAATGGCCGACAGCTGAGCGAAGTCTTCATCCAGCTGCCATCTCGCAAAGAGCTGCCAGAGTACTATGAGCTCATCCGCAAACCAGTGGACTTCAGAAAGATAAAG GAGAGGATCCGGAGCCATAAGTACCGCAGCCTGAACGACCTCGAGAAGgatgtgatgctgctgtgtcaGAACGCCCAGACTTTCAACCTGGAGGGCTCTCTG ATCTATGAGGACTCCATTGTGCTGCAGTCTGTCTTCACCAGCGTGAGACAGAAGATCGAGAAGGAGGATGAGAGCGAAGGAGAGgaaagtgaagaggaggaggaggagccagaTGAAGGCTCAGAGTCTGAAT CTCGTTCAGTGAAGGTGAAGATTAAGCTGAGCCGGAAAGAAAAAGGGGAGCGAGGAGGTAAAGGACAACGGCGAAGGGGCCGCGGGGCCCGGGCTAAACCTGTGGTGAGCGACGATGACAGCGAGGAGGAACAAGAGGAG gagCGTTCAGCCAGTGGCAGCGAGGAGGATTGA
- the smarca4a gene encoding SWI/SNF related, matrix associated, actin dependent regulator of chromatin, subfamily a, member 4a isoform X2, protein MSTPDPPMGGTPRPGPSPGPGPSPGGMMGPSPGPSPGSAHSMMGPSPGPPGSGHPHPPQGPSGYPQDNMHQMHKPMEAMHEKGMPDDPRYSQMKGMAMRPGGHSGMGPPPSPMDQHSQGYPSPLGGSEHAPSPVPANGPPSGPMMPGGPSGPGAGPMEGSGDPNQGMGQPNRGGPQVPGGPGGAGGGPGGAGGPTPFNQNQLHQLRAQIMAYKMLARSQPLPEHLQMAVQGKRPMPGMQPQPMPNMPPTTGPGGGPGTGPGPAQANYNRPHGIVGPNMAPPGPAGVPPVMQGQPTNGPPKSWPEGPMVNAAAPSNPPQKLIPPQPTGRPSPAPPSVPPAASPVMPPQTQSPGQPALPPPMMLHQKQNRITPIQKPRGLDPVEILQEREYRLQARIAHRIQELENLPGSLAGDLRTKATIELKALRLLNFQRQLRQEVVVCMRRDTALETALNAKAYKRSKRQSLREARITEKLEKQQKIEQERKRRQKHQEYLNSILQHAKDFKEYHRSITAKIQKATKAVSTYHANTEREQKKENERIEKERMRRLMAEDEEGYRKLIDQKKDKRLAYLLQQTDEYVANLTELVRAHKAAQALKEKKKKKKKKKPETVEGGAAALGPDGEPLDETSQMSDLPVKVIHVDSGKILTGVEAPKAGQLEAWLEMNPGYEVAPRSDSEGSGSEEEEDDDEEEDDEQPQPSSALADEKKKIPDPDSEDVSEVDVRHIIEHAKQDVDDEYGNASFNRGLQSYYAVAHAVTEKVDKQSSLLVNGQLKQYQIKGLEWLVSLYNNNLNGILADEMGLGKTIQTIALITYLMEYKRLNGPFLIIVPLSTLSNWVYEFDKWAPSVVKVSYKGSPAARRAFVPILRSGKFNVLLTTYEYIIKDKQVLAKLRWKYMIVDEGHRMKNHHCKLTQVLNTHYLAPRRLLLTGTPLQNKLPELWALLNFLLPTIFKSCSTFEQWFNAPFAMTGEKVDLNEEETILIIRRLHKVLRPFLLRRLKKEVEAQLPEKVEYVIKCDMSALQRVLYRHMQAKGVLLTDGSEKDKKGKGGTKTLMNTIMQLRKICNHPYMFQHIEESFSEHLGYSGGIVSGPDLFRSSGKFELLDRILPKLRATNHKVLLFCQMTSLMTIMEDYFAYRNFKYLRLDGTTKAEDRGMLLKTFNDPASEYFVFLLSTRAGGLGLNLQSADTVIIFDSDWNPHQDLQAQDRAHRIGQQNEVRVLRLCTVNSVEEKILAAAKYKLNVDQKVIQAGMFDQKSSGYERRAFLQAILEHEEQDEEEDEVPDDETVNQMIARSEEEFEQFMRMDLDRRREEARNPKRKPRLMEEDDLPSWILKDDAEVERLTCEEEEEKMFGRGSRQRKEVDYSDSLTEKQWLKAIEEGNLEDIEEEVRHKKTTRKRKRDRDHDGGPSTPSSSSGRGRDKDEDVKKAKKRGRPPAEKLSPNPLSLTKKMKKIVDAVIKYKDGNGRQLSEVFIQLPSRKELPEYYELIRKPVDFRKIKERIRSHKYRSLNDLEKDVMLLCQNAQTFNLEGSLIYEDSIVLQSVFTSVRQKIEKEDESEGEESEEEEEEPDEGSESESRSVKVKIKLSRKEKGERGGKGQRRRGRGARAKPVVSDDDSEEEQEEERSASGSEED, encoded by the exons ATGTCCACCCCTGATCCCCCAATGGGAGGGACACCTCGGCCTGGACCCTCCCCAGGCCCAGGACCATCTCCAGGAGGTATGATGGGTCCCAGTCCAGGTCCATCTCCAGGCTCAGCCCACAGCATGATGGGGCCCAGCCCAGGACCTCCTGGATCTGgacacccccacccaccacaGGGACCCTCAGGATATCCTCAGGACAACATGCACCAGATGCACAAA CCCATGGAAGCCATGCATGAAAAGGGAATGCCTGATGACCCCCGCTACAGTCAGATGAAGGGCATGGCCATGAGACCAGGTGGGCACAGTGGGATGGGACCCCCTCCAAGCCCAATGGACCAACATTCCCAAG GTTACCCCTCTCCATTGGGAGGCTCAGAGCATGCACCTAGTCCCGTCCCAGCCAACGGACCTCCCTCTGGTCCTATGATGCCCGGAGGTCCCTCTGGACCTGGAGCTGGCCCTATGGAAGGCAGTGGGGACCCTAACCAGGGAATGGGTCAGCCTAACCGTGGGGGTCCCCAGGTTCCAGGTGGACCaggtggagcaggaggtggaCCAGGTGGTGCAGGTGGACCCACTCCTTTCAACCAGAACCAGTTGCACCAACTCAGGGCTCAGATTATGGCCTACAAGATGCTAGCACGCAGTCAGCCCTTACCAGAGCACCTGCAGATGGCTGTGCAGGGGAAGAGACCCATGCCAGGGATGCAGCCACAGCCAATGCCCAACATGCCACCCACTACAGGACCTGGTGGGGGGCCTGGGACTGGTCCGGGACCAGCTCAGGCCAACTACAACAGACCACATG GAATAGTAGGTCCAAATATGGCGCCTCCTGGACCTGCAGGAGTTCCCCCAGTTATGCAAGGCCAGCCTACCAATGGACCACCAAAATCATGGCCTGAAG GACCAATGGTTAATGCTGCTGCCCCCTCCAACCCTCCTCAGAAGCTGATTCCACCTCAACCCACTGGCAGACCCTCTCCCGCTCCTCCCTCTGTACCCCCTGCTGCGTCCCCAGTGATGCCGCCTCAGACGCAGTCCCCAGGGCAGCCTGCCCTGCCCCCTCCCATGATGCTTCACCAGAAGCAAAACCGAATAACCCCCATCCAAAAACCTCGCGGGCTGGACCCCGTTGAGATCCTCCAGGAGAGAGAATACAG GCTACAAGCTCGTATTGCTCATCGTATCCAGGAGCTGGAGAACCTACCTGGCTCTCTAGCAGGTGACCTGCGCACCAAGGCCACCATCGAACTCAAGGCCCTGAGGCTACTTAACTTCCAGAGACAG CTCCGTCAAGAGGTGGTGGTTTGTATGCGTCGTGACACTGCTTTGGAAACTGCCCTTAACGCTAAGGCCTACAAGCGCAGCAAACGTCAGTCTCTACGCGAGGCCCGCATTACAGAGAAGCTtgagaaacaacagaagatCGAGCAGGAGCGCAAACGTCGCCAGAAACACCAG GAATACCTCAACAGCATCCTGCAGCACGCTAAGGACTTTAAGGAGTACCACCGCTCCATCACAGCGAAGATCCAGAAGGCCACCAAAGCTGTCTCCACCTATCATGCCAACACTGAGCGtgagcagaagaaagagaatgagCGCATTGAGAAGGAGAGAATGCGGAGGCTAATG GCTGAAGATGAAGAAGGCTATCGTAAACTCATTgaccaaaagaaagacaagCGTCTGGCCTACCTGCTACAGCAGACAGACGAGTACGTGGCCAACCTCACCGAGTTGGTGCGGGCTCACAAAGCCGCACAAGCTcttaaagagaagaaaaagaagaagaaaaagaag aagCCAGAGACTGTGGAgggtggtgctgctgctctgggACCTGACGGAGAG cCTTTAGATGAGACCAGTCAAATGAGTGACCTGCCGGTGAAGGTCATCCACGTGGACAGTGGAAAGATACTGACTGGGGTCGAGGCACCTAAGGCTGGCCAGCTGGAGGCCTGGCTTGAAATGAACCCAGG ATATGAAGTGGCGCCACGTTCAGACAGTGAAGGCAGCGgttcagaagaagaggaggacgacGACGAG gaggaagatgatgagcAGCCTCAGCCCTCTTCAGCTCTAGCAgacgagaagaagaagattcCTGACCCAGACAGTGAAGATGTATCTGAAGTGGATGTTCGGCACATCATTGA ACACGCCAAGCAGGATGTCGATGATGAGTACGGTAATGCATCTTTCAACCGAGGTCTGCAGTCCTACTACGCTGTGGCTCATGCTGTCACTGAGAAAGTGGACAAACAGTCCTCACTGCTGGTCAACGGGCAGCTCAAGCAATACCAG ATCAAAGGTTTGGAGTGGCTGGTGTCGctttacaacaacaacttgAATGGGATCCTGGCTGATGAGATGGGTCTCGGGAAGACGATCCAGACCATCGCCCTCATCACTTACCTCATGGAGTACAAGCGCCTCAACGGGCCCTTCCTCATCATTGTACCACTCTC AACTCTATCAAACTGGGTCTATGAGTTTGATAAGTGGGCGCCATCTGTTGTGAAAGTCTCCTACAAG GGCTCTCCAGCTGCTCGTCGTGCATTCGTTCCCATTTTGCGTAGTGGCAAATTCAACGTGCTGCTTACCACCTATGAGTACATTATTAAAGATAAGCAAGTGCTGGCGAAG CTTCGTTGGAAGTACATGATTGTAGACGAGGGCCATCGTATGAAGAACCACCACTGTAAACTGACCCAGGTCTTAAACACGCACTACTTGGCCCCACGGCGTCTGCTGCTCACAGGCACTCCGCTGCAGAATAAGCTGCCTGAGCTCTGGGCCCTGCTCAACTTCCTGCTGCCCACCATTTTCAAGAGCTGCAGTACATTTGAACAGTGGTTCAACGCTCCCTTCGCCATGACTGGAGAGAAG GTTGACCTGAATGAAGAAGAGACCATTCTGATCATTCGACGTTTACACAAGGTGCTCAGGCCTTTCTTGCTGCGTCGACTCAAAAAAGAAGTCGAGGCCCAGCTGCCCGAGAAG GTGGAGTATGTGATCAAGTGCGACATGTCAGCCCTGCAGAGGGTTTTGTACAGGCACATGCAGGCCAAAGGAGTGTTGCTCACAGATGGatcagagaaagacaagaag GGTAAAGGTGGTACGAAGACCCTGATGAACACCATCATGCAGCTCAGGAAGATTTGCAACCACCCCTACATGTTCCAGCACATTGAG GAGTCCTTCTCCGAGCATCTTGGTTATTCTGGTGGAATCGTGAGTGG CCCTGACCTGTTCCGCTCCTCTGGGAAGTTTGAGTTGCTGGATCGCATCCTGCCCAAGCTGAGGGCCACCAACCACAAAGTGCTGCTCTTCTGTCAAATGACCTCACTCATGACTATCATGGAGGATTACTTTGCCTACCGTAACTTCAAGTACCTGCGTCTGGATG GAACCACCAAGGCTGAGGACCGTGGCATGCTGCTGAAGACATTCAATGACCCAGCCTCTGAGTACTTTGTGTTCCTGCTGAGCACCAGGGCAGGAGGCCTGGGCCTCAACCTGCAGTCTGCTGACACAGTCATCATCTTTGACAGTGACTGGAACCCACATCAG GACTTGCAGGCCCAGGACAGAGCCCATCGTATTGGCCAGCAGAACGAAGTGCGCGTCCTCCGCCTCTGCACAGTCAACAGCGTGGAGGAAAAGATCCTGGCAGCGGCCAAATACAAACTGAACGTGGACCAGAAAGTCATCCAAGCTGGCATGTTCGACCAGAAGTCTTCAGGCTATGAACGTCGGGCCTTCTTACAGGCCATTCTGGAGCACGAGGAGCAGGACGAG gaggaagatgaagtgCCTGACGATGAGACGGTCAATCAGATGATTGCCAGAAGTGAAGAGGAATTTGAACAGTTCATG CGTATGGATCTAGACCGACGCCGCGAAGAGGCCCGCAACCCGAAGAGGAAACCTCGTCTCATGGAAGAGGACGACCTGCCCAGTTGGATTTTGAAAGATGACGCCGAGGTTGAGAGGCTAACttgtgaagaggaggaagagaagatgTTTGGCAGAGGATCCCGCCAACGCAAGGAGGTGGACTACAGTGACTCGCTCACTGAGAAGCAATGGCTTAAG GCTATAGAGGAGGGAAATCTCGAGGACATTGAGGAGGAAGTGCGTCACAAGAAGACGACCAGAAAGCGCAAGAGAGACCGCGATCACGACGGTGGCCCATCCACACCCAGCTCCAGCAGCGGCCGGGGACGGGATAAGGACGAGGATGTGAAGAAGGCCAAGAAACGTGGTCGCCCGCCTGCTGAGAAGCTCTCCCCCAACCCTCTTTCCCTCAccaagaagatgaagaagattgTTGATGCTGTCATCAAATACAAGGATGG TAATGGCCGACAGCTGAGCGAAGTCTTCATCCAGCTGCCATCTCGCAAAGAGCTGCCAGAGTACTATGAGCTCATCCGCAAACCAGTGGACTTCAGAAAGATAAAG GAGAGGATCCGGAGCCATAAGTACCGCAGCCTGAACGACCTCGAGAAGgatgtgatgctgctgtgtcaGAACGCCCAGACTTTCAACCTGGAGGGCTCTCTG ATCTATGAGGACTCCATTGTGCTGCAGTCTGTCTTCACCAGCGTGAGACAGAAGATCGAGAAGGAGGATGAGAGCGAAGGAGAGgaaagtgaagaggaggaggaggagccagaTGAAGGCTCAGAGTCTGAAT CTCGTTCAGTGAAGGTGAAGATTAAGCTGAGCCGGAAAGAAAAAGGGGAGCGAGGAGGTAAAGGACAACGGCGAAGGGGCCGCGGGGCCCGGGCTAAACCTGTGGTGAGCGACGATGACAGCGAGGAGGAACAAGAGGAG gagCGTTCAGCCAGTGGCAGCGAGGAGGATTGA